AAACAGTCTGCCGCTCATTTTGGTGACATCAAACTGGGTGAAAGAGGTGTATATCCGGGACGGTATCAATCCAGATATTATTGAGGTGCTGCCCGTGGGATGTGATACAGACGCGTTTCATCCCATGGATAGGGCAGATCCCAAGGTGGCGGCGGTAAGACAATCATTGGGAATTGCTCCGGATGACATGATGATTTTAACCGTTGGCGGGGATGCTGCTTCCAAGGGGGCCCTGGAAGTGATGCAGGCCCTGGCCATCAATAACCCCAAAGCCCCTCCCTGGAAATATGTCTGCAAGGTCTGGCCCCAGGAAAGGACCGAGGTACAGAATGCATCTGATCATACACTGTCCAACCAGCTTGGGATCAGCCTGAACATCATCAATGTGATGAATCGATTATCCAGAAATTTCATGCCTCATTTAATAAATGCCTGCGATATTTATGCGGCCCCGTCACGACTGGAAGGGTTTGGCATGCCTCAGGTTGAGGCTGGTGCCTGTGGAAAACCGGTAATTGGAATAAAGGCCATGGGAATGCTGGATACCCTGGTCCATGGGGAAACCGCTCTTTTGGCCGAAATCGCCCAGGAAATTCTCTTAAAGGAAACCATGGTATTCGCCGAAACCGATTCAAAGGAAAGGCAGAAGATCGTTTTTCCAAGTCCCCGCACTGTTGATTATCGCGCCAGTGTTCATGATATTGCCACTTATTTGATGGATTTAATGGAAAGCCCTGATCTGCGCCAAAAATTGGGTGAAGCTGCAAGAAAAAGAGTGGTTGAACAGTTTGATTATAAGGTTGTTGCCAAGCGCTCTGTGGAAATCATTTCCACCCGGCTGGGGATATCTTAATGGAAGAAAAAATGGCTGTATTGATAGAAAAAGCAAAAAAGGCGGCACTTGAAGTGTTGATGCATAACAGCAAAGGGCCGTTTTTCAACCTACCCAGAACCGCAGGATGGGGCTATCCCGAACCCTATACAAGGGATCTGATGATTGCAGGCCTTGGGATTCTGGTCACTGGGAATGAAACATTAATTAATTCCCTGCGACATGTCTTTCAGGTTCTGGCAAAACATCAGACACGGCTTGGTCATATCCCCTCCATTGTTCATGATCCCGAAGAATGCGGTGCCAGTGATACAACGCCCTTGTTTCTCATGGCCCTACAGATATTCCGTGATGTTACAGGCGAAGCTGACTTTTTAGAAGAAACGGCAGAAAAGGCCCTGACCTGGATGTCCTACCAGTCTCCATCCAGCCGGATTATGGTGGCGCAACTGCCCACCAGCGACTGGCGGGATGAGCAGTGGGTTTTGGGTTTTGGGCTGTTTTTGAATACTATCGTATACACGTACTTGAAATTATTCGGCCTGGATGATCAGGCAGGCGTATTAAAAAAAAGGATGACCGCGCGTCTTTCCATAAAAGAAGAGGACGGCAAGCGTGACAAAGAGGGTGGTTTGAGAATAAAATTTAAACCTTACTATGCCCTCTGGTCCTATAAAATGTACAATAGCGAACGGTTTGACCTTTTAGGAAACAGCCTGGCCATTCTTTCGGGGATTGCATCACCGTCAAAATCGTTACAAATTATTTCCTGGATAGAAGAAACGTGTCAAAA
Above is a window of uncultured Desulfobacter sp. DNA encoding:
- a CDS encoding glycosyltransferase family 4 protein, which gives rise to MKVLVLYDYPASPGGLATQGELLYRGLKEMGVDAYPVNFESAQEKEWYYRWFKPDVVLGVGYWGHTPDLILHPQQYGVQPVPWLVADGYISNYREILNSLPLILVTSNWVKEVYIRDGINPDIIEVLPVGCDTDAFHPMDRADPKVAAVRQSLGIAPDDMMILTVGGDAASKGALEVMQALAINNPKAPPWKYVCKVWPQERTEVQNASDHTLSNQLGISLNIINVMNRLSRNFMPHLINACDIYAAPSRLEGFGMPQVEAGACGKPVIGIKAMGMLDTLVHGETALLAEIAQEILLKETMVFAETDSKERQKIVFPSPRTVDYRASVHDIATYLMDLMESPDLRQKLGEAARKRVVEQFDYKVVAKRSVEIISTRLGIS
- a CDS encoding glycoside hydrolase 100 family protein encodes the protein MEEKMAVLIEKAKKAALEVLMHNSKGPFFNLPRTAGWGYPEPYTRDLMIAGLGILVTGNETLINSLRHVFQVLAKHQTRLGHIPSIVHDPEECGASDTTPLFLMALQIFRDVTGEADFLEETAEKALTWMSYQSPSSRIMVAQLPTSDWRDEQWVLGFGLFLNTIVYTYLKLFGLDDQAGVLKKRMTARLSIKEEDGKRDKEGGLRIKFKPYYALWSYKMYNSERFDLLGNSLAILSGIASPSKSLQIISWIEETCQKLRSNGDLAVDLPPNFFPYIHPGDDDWRHRYTKFNLPGDYHNGGIWPFVCGFYIAALTTAGRHKLAEKKFEALTRLIQPARIAKVDFGFNEWFKAQDGKPKGQDWQTWSAAMYLYAAECIELKQTPFFDKIRAAAHGR